The stretch of DNA ctgttttccaatgaaaaaatatttaaggttctggctgataatatgtgagatatatgcagtatctgtataaaacaaagttctgtagttaaataattgtaaaagatggaaataggcaaaataatcagaagggcactcttgccccgggttcccctatgTTCCGCTATTTACCAGGGatgatggattgacgtgataaaaatatatattgtaaacattttttttcaacccaTTATTTGACagccattaccagaatattAAAATGCATTAACGCAATCTGCGCCTTTGTTTATTTTTCCTTGTTcggtgaaatcaaaacaaacatttttgcgggCTGACTCTATCGATCCGAAAacacttattttttcaaaaatatcgccaGAACCACAAGTCAGGTAATCAAATAAggataatcaagtgtagtggtattttgaaaactaactgaaaaatcttttaccGTATAACTCTTAGCATTTTAACTCACCCCATATTTTTTCGACTCTGGGTAAGTAgaaaccagtgaaaatcgattattttttaaACATGGCTGGAAAAGCCAGACGATTTTTTGTCGGTGATTgctgtatgaataaaaaatgatatataaaaaataagaatcattcatatttcgttcctcagtatgttctacataatttatgaatacacagacacaagtaaaatttgttaactaggggtcgttcaaatattacgtaacgcatattttttactattttagactccctCTTATATATGAACCATGTAACAAATagtcatttaaataaaaatgtttagattCAGTTGGATTTATTTCTGAACAAGTTCCCATAAGCCATCCCCTCCTTCCTTTTTGAgcgcgttacgtaatatttgaatatttgaatgattcCATAAACCACATTAGTGGCCGTTTCGAGGTGCTCCATTATAACACGAAAGCATCTGAAAAAAGTATtcttattgttattgttattgtatTAATTCCTAGTATGTAGAGTACATTTTGTGTGTATTAGACTACTCCCCCATATCTCACGTGGTCCaaaacctttttttccaaatgtttatatataattctttcaatttagtgtttcataaatcagttgtagatagttcgagaagcaaaaccgcacattAAAGTCATAATAGttccgcgtttcaacttacctCGCTCTACGGACAAGTTGAAACAATGCATataaaaactaaacattttcaaaattgatatttttttaatcatcCATTGTGAAATCCCCTTTTATatatcgaaagtcatctgttatacttcttcatcttcatcttcttcatcttgtatatgctgcaaacaaatttcaatttatttatttagtgatcctttaagataactttcaagttgtACCTTATTCAAAAGAAATTAAAAGTGCTAATCATCATTTCTGATATCGATCTATTTCATGTTCTGTCTTGGGAAAgatactcattttttagaaatagAAATACATAATTTACTAgatgtatataaaaatgacaCAATAATAGATCGAGTGGTTAGATCCGGATTATGACTGCAAAGCACGAAAGTACATGCTCGAACAACCATGATGTTTTGCAATCGATTTTGCGAATCGAAGCAACGCTTAACCGTCACCGATGCCACGCCTGTCAACTATCATTGACACAGTTGTACAAAAAGTAACATACGAGTATACTAAACCTTGAGTAGTCGCATGTAGAGGATCACATAGAATGTTATATGAACAAAAAAGTTTTGCTTTTTTATGTAATTACGTGCTTCAAAAAAGCATCAAAAGATAGTTTCCACAGATGTGTCTAGGGTCCGAACAAAATAGTAGCAAGGGACCATAGTATTCAAACTCTCCGAACAACTAGATAATCTAAGACGAACTGAAATCTCTCTATTTGCAGATTACACAAACCACAGAACTTAGAAACTCTAGAGAGAATGGTGCTTTCAATTCTCATTGACCTTCTCTGGGTCTGGGATTctctgggtttttttttaaataaatcattctgaCTCATATGACTACTTCCAGGAGGCATTCTTATTCTAGATATGTGCAACTCATTCGTCTTTGTTCAAAGTCAGAGATCAATGTTAATGTATAATTACTATCGCATAATGCATTGCACTTGATGTGATTGTTTATTACTCGTTTCAGCTAAAAGGATATTTTAAACTCATAGCGACTGAAAATAATTCTAGCCGGTATTGCTCATGCTAATTAAGTGTATTTCAGTTGATGATAATACCATTTTGTCAGTTATATTTTCGTTGCACATTTTTTTCCTCATTTGTGAAAAAACACCTCAACAAAAAAAGTGTCTACATTATCATTGATATGTTACGCATAGAGCTTCAACAGTGCTAAAACACAAACTGAGCTTCGCGTGGTAGAGTTATGCATTCACCTCAGAGGTGACATGCCAAATCAAGAACTCGTGCCACTTCGGAGACTTgtagagagagaaaaaatcacacaaactGGTTGAGAGATTTCCGCAACTGGATCTGTTGTAAATAACCCGAAGACAGGAATTGAAGGGTTTGAACAGAATTAATCAACTTCCTACTCGAACCAAGGTTGGTAAACTTTCCGTTTTCTTGTTCTAGAGTACAGAAATCAGAACACAATAAACGCGGGTTAATGATATCTCAATAGACTACACATTGCAAGATTAATCTTTGCATTTCACTTCCGTACCTTAACATTGTGAGTTGGGAAGCTTCAAATATCTGCAAAATAATGCCGGCTAATGTTTTGCTACTGACTATGTGCTTCTGTTGTGCAGTTGTTCATATAATTTGTGCTGCATTTTTTGCCACCTCCACTTGACGCTATAATTGAATACGAGGCGTTGGCCGTGCACTGCAGAAACACATTTTCTGTGTTAGTGGAACTACTTAATTACCAGTGACTAAGGCCAACCAACTGCAGTTTTGCGGTTATCCCCGACATTGACACAAGAAAGTCGTAGTTCTTCAACCATACCTAATATGTTGCACATTTCATGGAACGGCAAAGTTTAAGAGAATCAATTTGTTTATCCACGCTAATGTACCGAATGAATCGTTGAGAAGGTGTTTGATTCGACTATTGAAGTCTTGGTCACCTAATCTATACATATCCTGAACACGACTTTTAATGTATGCATTGAAGAAGTTAGAAAGATGAACATGCTCTCATATCTGTTTCCTTCTCTTTAATTGTAGATCAGATTCTGTCACGTGGAACCCACACAAGTTACTAGCCGCTCCTCAACAGTGCTCGACGTTTCTAACCCGCCACCAGGATATCTTGTCGAAATGTCACTCGACAAATGCTACCTATCTATTCCAGAAGGATAAATTCTATGATACACGTTACGATACTGGCGACAAACACATCCAGTGCGGCCGTCGGGCAGATGTGCTGAAGTTTTGGTTTATGTGGCGCGCCAAGGGGTCGTCTGGACTGGAACAACACATTGACAAAGTGTTTGAGAACGCTGAATATTTTACCAGCAGTATTAAAGCTCGCGCGGGATTCGAAATGGTCGTGGAAAATCCGGAATGCACCAACGTTTGCTTCTGGTATGTGCCACTGAGTCTGAGAGGCATCCCCAGGGACAGTGCCGAGTTTGCCGAAAGGTTACACAAGGTGGCGCCAAAAGTCAAGGAGCGCATGATGCGGGAAGGTTCAATGATGATCACGTATCAACCCATACACGACAAACCCAACTTCTTCAGGTTGGTGCTGCAGAATTCATCGCTGGACAAGTCCGACATGAACTACATCATCAATGAAATTGAGCGGCTCGCAATCGACTTGTGAGAGACGATATGGACGGCAAACTTTCTCTTTTCTCCTATTAAGTGTAAaaagttttgttgaactttgtgtGATTTATATTCGTGTAATAATCAACATAATTGTATTTATTTGATGCATTATTTTTTAATGGTGGATAAGATTTTATTTGTAAACAAACTTTCTGTTACATTATTTGTCATTGATTCGGATAGAATTTCAATTTTATCCAGACCGACACATGAAATAATTTAACACGAGAAGTGAAATTATGTATTTTTGTACATGaacaaaatgacaaataaagttataaaaataattgattcaatgtttgttttcataattattatagTGTTGATCAGTAGCGTCGACCGCTCCCGGATACACGATTTTAAGGGTGCAAAAACACCCCTAAATTAACAATTACTTCAACATTCGACGTACACCATATACGAGGGCGATCCGacaagtacttagcctcatcgcccgatggtgtcagtatcgcaagagagattactatcgtgtagtacattctcgtaaacggctactgtcaaaatttcagccgaatccgACTCGTAGTTTTgctttgaccgtgtgtggaaacGGGCGTGTCCAcggattttttagaaaaatggaaaaagactttggaggcgaatgaactgcaaagtttaaagcctcttaaaaacaaagaaacgtgaaaatggaaaaagagcaaCATCGGTCGGTGATACGATTCTTGTTTTTGGAAGGGAAATCGCGCAGCGAAATCAAAGAGCGCTTGGATGCTGTATACGGGGACCCTTCTCCTTCGATGGCGACCGTCAAAAATTGGTTTAACGAGTTTCAACGTGGTCGCGAGATAGCTGAAACAGTATGCATCTCAAAAGCCCGCGTGGGTCATACCCTGCATAaaattttgggcatgagaaagtTGTCGGCGCGATGGGTGCCACATTTGCTCACTCCGGACAACAAGCGCATCCGTGAGACCACTTCAGAGCATCGTTTGACGCTGTTTAAGCGCAATCCGAAGGAGTTTCTGCGTCGTTGCGTGACCGTCGACGAAACATGGATCCACTGGTACACATCAGAGACCAAGGAACGGTTGAAACCGTGGACTTCACCCGGCGAACGTGCTCCGAAGAAGGCGAAGAATGTCCTATCGGCCGGAAAAGTGATGGCTACCGTTTTCTGGTATTAACAAGGTGTGATTTACATTGACTACCTGGAGAATGGCAAAACGGTCACAGGGCTCTACTATGCCGAATTATTGGGCTCACAcctccgccgtcgccacggccaaattggtcgaattgcactacgtcGAAGTCTTTGTGCGTTGCGttgagtttcttgaagaacttccgcgattctcgagagcGATAAAGGAGCGATTCCTCTTTTAGACGGTACCTTTTCTCCGAAAGAGATGCATTTGCCGCCTTCTCTTCAGTcggtatcgttccacgttttgtcgagtggctcgttgcagcatggctgcacGTGCTGAATCCTTCTCGTTCGGAAGCGCTAGGCGCTCGTCGTCATTCAACGTCGTAAACAAAATGACTCTATTtatatattaggtgtaccggtaattttcttctgttttacaacagatggcgtaacttgattattattcccgTGAATCAAATgtccagacattcgttgaaaagctactgtcattgcgcgtctttttcagtatatgtcaaaaagttgaagagtaagcaacatatttttttttagagtgtgtcgaatttcgtaccaacgagagcaTTTTTGcgaggagtgttacttcattacttcaatatgaagaaaaaagctgcggaaaggcattgcattttggtggaagtttatggtgaccatacttgaactgagcgaacgtgtctgacgtggtttgcacgattTAAAGGTGGTAATTTTGAGTTGGAAGACGaataacgttccggaccgcaaaaaaagtttgaagttgaagaattggaggcttaaCTCGATCtagatccgtcacaaacacaACAAGTACTTGCAGATACATTTGGAGTAgcccatatccgatcgttcaaaagcaatgggaatgatccgaaagataggacattgggtatcGTGGGCATTGAAGCCACGGGACTTCGAACGCCGTTtcttcacgtgcgaacaactgctccaaccgCATggaagaaagggttttttttgcatcgaatcgttactggcaatgaaaagtgggctgttacgacaatcctaaacgtcgggcaacgcaTGGATATCCCAGCCATGCATAagcggccagaaggttatgctgtctatttgatgGGACCAACTGGGTGTCGTGTACTATGAACTGGTAAATCCGAATGAAACTATTACGGggaacctctaccgacgacaattgaggcgtttgagccgtgcactgaaggaaaaacggccacaatacgaacaaagacacgataaagttatttcattaccacccgccgtattctccagacattgctacCGGTTACTACCTACTAGACTACTAGACATTGcttccgattactacctttttcgatcgatgcaatatggcctggttgaccagcacttctccaattttgatgaagtcaaaaaatggatcgattcgtggttagccgacaaaccggccgattattatgcaaagggatccgtgaattgccagaaagatgggaaaaagttgtgactagcgatgggcaataatttgaataataaatttgTAATCATTTTTGCAGAAAAGGgcataaactttttttgtgctcccttggccgagtggttagcgtcacaactaacatgccgggtgttcgggttcgattcccgttctggtcgggggaatttttcgtcaaagaaatttcctccgacttgcactgtgatcacgcgtattctagagcttgccactcagaatgcattcaaggcgtgttatttggcatagaaatctcaactaagtactaataaaaatgacgcaagtaatactacgttgagacggcgaagttcctctaggaacgttagtgccattgaagaagaagaagaaggcataaacttttgaaaaaaaaaccaagaaaccgGTTTTTTTAGAAATGTctctttgaaaatttttttcatccaagtaggccggcatgtgagcactcgctcgtttggccaggaactgggtatagatcataaaaccgtttggaaccatttgcagaagattggattccaaaaaaagctggatgtatgggtgccacactaGTTGACGCAACAAAattttttagaccgaatcaacgcctgcgatgcactgctgaaacggaacgaactcgacctatttttgaagaagatggtgactggtgatgaaaagtggatcacatacgacaacctaaagcaaaaaaagtcgtggtctaagcgcggtgagccggcccaaaccatcgccaagttcggattgacgaccaggaagcttttgctgtgtgtttgatgggattggaagggaatcatccactatgagctgctcaactatggccagaccctcaactcggttctctactgtgagcagcttgaccgtttgaagcaggcgattgaccaaaagcggtcagaaatgatcaataggaatggtgttgttttccaccaggacaacgcttggCCTcaaacatctttgatgacccgccagaagctacgagagctcggatgggatgtcctattgcacccaccgtatagtccggacctggctccaagtgattataatctcttccggtccatgccaaacgctcttggtgatactaagttggcctcaaaaaaggcttacgaaaactggctgtctgagttttttgcaaataagggggggggggggggggttttaaaagggggataatgaagttgccttctaaatggcaacaagtttgcgaacaaaatggcgcatatttgacttaaattggataattttaagtatgttaaataaagcgtcaaatttcgatcagaaatacgacatttctttttccccaaccctatatccTAATCTCTAATAGTATTGGACCGATTACTCACGAGTACTGTTTACTCGAGTTCAGAAGGGGTAACATTCTTGGTGAAAGGGGCAGGTGAGGAGCTTGGGAAAAGGAAACTTTGTCTCATTAGTGATTTTCCGCCAGCACTTTATATCATTGACAgccatacagctgtactagcgttgtacgtgttCATCGTTGTACGGCtaccatcgtagcatgacagaTATACTTCGACTGTACATTGTatcgcatgtcaaactgacaataagaaatttgaccaattttcaccacatattccAATGCAATGGTTTTATTCAGCGTCTAAACCATCAAACATAACAAACAAGTTTCGAATTTGAGTTATtgactcaagagaaagtcaatggaaagaatgtttaccaagtgttttgattcggctTGTTCATGCTACATACCACTAACCGTACTAGCAGTACTGTCAAATGTTCATGTCATAAGAAACAATTGGATTGAATGATGAGAACAAAGTGTTTTGTAGGGACGTGAATTCTATTTTCTaatataatttttctcgaaattattaAATTGCGTAAAACGTAACTCGATTGTAAGACAGTTACCGCACTAAACGTTCGTAGAGGAACAGAGGAACAGAAAAAGCTGAAACGATATGACCGACGAAATCACAGCTATCTTCATaatttgaataataaatttgTAATCATTTTTGCAGAAAAGGgcataaactttttttgtgctcccttggccgagtggttagcgtcacaactaacatgccgggtgttcgggttcgattcccgttctggtcgggggaatttttcgtcaaagaaatttcctccgacttgcactgtgatcacgcgtattctagagcttgccactcagaatgcattcaaggcgtgttatttggcatagaaatctcaactaagtactaataaaaatgacgcaagtaatactacgttgagacggcgaagttcctctaggaacgttagtgccattgaagaagaagaagaaggcataaacttttgaaaaaaaaaccaagaaaccgGTTTTTTTAGAAATGTctctttgaaaatttttttcatccaagtaggccggcatgtgagcactcgctcgtttggccaggaactgggtatagatcataaaaccgtttggaaccatttgcagaagattggattccaaaaaaagctggatgtatgggtgccacactaGTTGACGCaacaaaatcttttagaccgaatcaacgcctgcgatgcactgctgaaacggaacgaactcgacctatttttgaagaagatggtgactggtgatgaaaagtggatcacatacgacaacctaaagcaaaaaaagtcgtggtctaagcgcggtgagccggcccaaaccatcgccaagttcggattgacgaccaggaagcttttgctgtgtgtttgatgggattggaagggaatcatccactatgagctgctcaactatggccagaccctcaactcggttctctactgtgagcagcttgaccgtttgaagcaggcgattgaccaaaagcggtcagaaatgatcaataggaatggtgttgttttccaccaggacaacgcttggCCTcaaacatctttgatgacccgccagaagctacgagagctcggatgggatgtcctattgcacccaccgtatagtccggacctggctccaagtgattataatctcttccggtccatgccaaacgctcttggtgatactaagttggcctcaaaaaagGCTTACGAAAACTGggtgtctgagttttttgcaaataaggagggggggggggggggttttaaaagggggataatgaagttgccttctaaatggcaacaagtttgcgaacaaaatggcgcatatttgacttaaattggataattttaagtatgttaaataaagcgtcaaatttcgatcagaaatacgacatttctttttccccaaccctatatccTAATCTCTAATAGTATTGGACCGATTACTCACGAGTACTGTTTACTCGAGTTCAGAAGGGGTAACATTCTTGGTGAAAGGGGCAGGTGAGGAGCTTGGGAAAAGGAAACTTTGTCTCATTAGTGATTTTCCGCCAGCACTTTATATCATTGACAgccatacagctgtactagcgttgtacgtgttCATCGTTGTACGGCtaccatcgtagcatgacagaTATACTTCGACTGTACATTGTatcgcatgtcaaactgacaataagaaatttgaccaattttcaccacatattccAATGCAATGGTTTTATTCAGCGTCTAAACCATCAAACATAACAAACAAGTTTCGAATTTGAGTTATtgactcaagagaaagtcaatggaaagaatgtttaccaagtgttttgattcggctTGTTCATGCTACATACCACTAACCGTACTAGCAGTACTGTCAAATGTTCATGTCATAAGAAACAATTGGATTGAATGATGAGAACAAAGTGTTTTGTAGGGACGTGAATTCTATTTTCTaatataatttttctcgaaattattaAATTGCGTAAAACGTAACTCGATTGTAAGACAGTTACCGCACTAAACGTTCGTAGAGGAACAGAGGAACAGAAAAAGCTGAAACGATATGACCGACGAAATCACAGCTATCTTCACGCCAGTTTCTGTCCCGGAAACTTCCAACGTTCACCGGGCGGCCGGATGATTGACTGATGTTCTTCGGTAGTTTTGAGACATCGACGAACGCTTGTGGATTCTCTTATTTGGAAAATTTAGCCCGTCTACAGGAGAGCAGAAGAGGTCCAGCGAGAGATGCAGTAAGTAGCCGACTTTTACTACCCGACTCCGTACCGCAGGTTATGGAGACTCTGCGGAGGCTTTACGGACGACCAGAGCAGCTTCTATATACATTTTGTGCGAAAGTTCGTACATCAGATCCACCGATGTCGGATAAACTGGGATCGTTCATTAACTTTTGTGTGCTTGTGCAACAACTCTGCGACCATCTCGAAGCTACGAATCTTGTGGATTATATGATCAACCCTATGTTGATCCAGGAACTCGTGGAAAAACTTCCTGCAAGTACCAAAATTGATTGGGTTCGATATGAACGACAATGTGGAAGAGTGACCATGCGAACACTAGCAGATTTTTTGTCAGATATCGTCTCCGCAGCAAGTGAAATTAATCGAACGGAAAAAATGAAGGCCAATACAAGTAGAGAGCAAAAAATCGAACGTATTCCGTGCCCGATGTGCggtcattagggtgccaatgaaaatggtcatttcgaatttcaaatagttactccataaaaaatgtttaccgcctcggaaaaacaccctatgctaaatatcagctcaaacgaacttaagggagagtggcgcaaagcggtcaaagtttgagttttttgaaaatcgaaaaatcggaaatcggggttttcgaaaaaaaatgttgatgtcaaatgtcttaaaattgcatgaaacgtcgagatctagtgtaatctcgaaaaaattttgtttgtcaaaaatcggcattctgggacttcgatttttcggttttcaaaaaactcaaatttttacatttacgacaccagtaaatgaagtccgaatgagctaatattttgcataaagtatattatcgtgcaaatcaacatttcgtagcatgttccgaatgaaaaatcgagatgactatttttattggcacccaaaaccatacttttcgtttcgtactccgaaaaaaaagtcccagagtgtcgatttttaacaaaaaaaattttttcgagatgacgctagatctcgacgtttcatgcaatttcaagacatctggcataaattttttttcgaaaactccgatttaCTTTATTTCCCTCTTGggtgaattttcgattttcaaaaaactcaaactttgactgctttgcgccactctcccttaggtccgattgagctgaaatttggcataaggtgttttttcgaggtggtgaacatttttatggagtaactttttgaaattttagggtcgatttttcccatacattcattggcaccataGTGGTCATTCTAATCACCGACTACGAAACTGTGAGACTTTCCGTAAGCTGAGTGTTCCTCAGAAATGGGAAGCGGT from Toxorhynchites rutilus septentrionalis strain SRP chromosome 3, ASM2978413v1, whole genome shotgun sequence encodes:
- the LOC129773427 gene encoding uncharacterized protein LOC129773427, with product MEKEQHRSVIRFLFLEGKSRSEIKERLDAVYGDPSPSMATVKNWFNEFQRGREIAETVCISKARVGHTLHKILGMRKLSARWVPHLLTPDNKRIRETTSEHRLTLFKRNPKEFLRRCVTVDETWIHWYTSETKERLKPWTSPGERAPKKAKNVLSAGKVMATVFWY